The Myxococcus fulvus genome has a window encoding:
- a CDS encoding AAA family ATPase — MSQRIPEESLPTELTPFQAVEAAYPAELERTREALLRGLPVMVEADKELTPYFYKCLRDRLKKDGKQFLYLDGRAAAEPPPGMPAPSMMATLIGQLRDAVRGAVRERIVVLPHLDLLTTSSGGLTSEAREVIPLLYENPEMLWVGFKDPSFPLPRVIENLFPHKETILGVSRERLRHLVTQRECRKFGRGLQPYVLYKHVSGVNAVRLRRLLGAITGEDYPSDARPAYAQLRSATLSGSLNVPDLDLRADIGGYSQVKDRLQREILDVLAHKDTLSDPEAVKRVEGLLPRGMIFWGPPGTGKTLFAKAMASSLGAAVLVVSGPELKSRWVGESEENLRQIFVRARQAAPSIIIFDELDSFASARGTYTGSGVEHSMVNQLLTEMDGFRKEELVFVVGTTNFVESLDPALLRPGRFEFQLCIPYPNNTDRRAILSIYNEKLALGMTERALDYAVKRTGDRVEGTGTRFSGDHIQALCRALARRRLREGAQTPTEPVDVERALTDYLDRPALTPTEERVVATHEAGHAVCALFCPSAPAIDRISIRGDLAGTLGFVQYADPAHRHVVTRGQLLDSICMLFGGREAEALLLEDLSIGSAHDLERATEIARELVEELGMGGDGLPVRRFDAPGRDADRHALSDATRGTLEAAILEVLEVQRARARDILRREKPRLVALRDLLLERKVLDREAFVHLAPEAAPQKEPAHG; from the coding sequence ATGAGCCAGCGCATCCCCGAGGAGTCGCTCCCCACGGAGCTGACGCCGTTCCAGGCGGTGGAGGCCGCGTACCCCGCGGAGCTGGAGCGCACGCGCGAGGCGCTCTTGCGCGGCCTGCCCGTCATGGTGGAGGCGGACAAGGAGCTGACGCCCTACTTCTACAAGTGCCTGAGAGACAGGCTGAAGAAGGACGGCAAGCAGTTCCTCTACCTGGACGGACGCGCCGCCGCGGAGCCGCCGCCCGGCATGCCCGCGCCCAGCATGATGGCCACGCTCATCGGCCAGCTGCGCGACGCGGTGCGCGGTGCGGTGCGAGAGCGCATCGTCGTGCTGCCGCACCTCGACCTGCTCACCACCAGCAGCGGCGGGCTCACCTCCGAGGCGCGCGAGGTGATTCCGCTCCTCTACGAGAACCCTGAGATGCTCTGGGTCGGCTTCAAGGACCCGTCCTTCCCGCTGCCTCGGGTCATCGAGAACCTGTTCCCCCACAAGGAGACCATCCTCGGCGTGAGCCGCGAGCGGCTGCGCCACCTGGTCACCCAGCGCGAGTGCCGCAAGTTCGGCCGGGGCCTCCAGCCGTACGTGCTCTACAAGCACGTGTCCGGAGTGAACGCCGTCCGGCTGCGCCGGCTGCTCGGCGCCATCACCGGCGAGGACTACCCGAGCGACGCGCGGCCCGCGTACGCGCAGCTCCGCTCGGCCACGCTGAGCGGCTCGTTGAACGTGCCGGATCTGGACCTGCGCGCGGACATCGGCGGCTACTCGCAGGTGAAGGACCGCCTCCAGCGCGAAATCCTCGACGTGCTCGCGCACAAGGACACGCTGTCGGACCCGGAGGCGGTGAAGCGCGTCGAGGGGCTGCTGCCGCGCGGGATGATCTTCTGGGGCCCTCCCGGCACGGGCAAGACGCTCTTCGCCAAGGCCATGGCGTCCTCGCTGGGCGCGGCGGTGCTCGTGGTGAGCGGCCCGGAGCTCAAGAGCCGCTGGGTTGGCGAGAGCGAGGAGAACCTCCGGCAGATCTTCGTCCGGGCCCGACAGGCGGCGCCGAGCATCATCATCTTCGACGAGCTGGACTCGTTCGCCTCCGCGCGAGGGACATATACGGGCTCCGGCGTGGAGCACTCGATGGTGAACCAGCTGCTCACGGAGATGGACGGCTTCCGCAAGGAGGAGCTCGTCTTCGTGGTGGGCACCACCAACTTCGTGGAGTCGCTGGACCCCGCGCTCTTGCGGCCGGGGCGCTTCGAGTTCCAGCTGTGCATCCCCTACCCCAACAACACGGACCGCCGGGCCATCCTGTCCATCTACAACGAGAAGCTGGCCCTGGGCATGACGGAGCGCGCGCTGGACTACGCGGTGAAGCGCACCGGAGACCGCGTCGAGGGCACGGGCACGCGCTTCTCCGGCGACCACATCCAGGCGCTGTGCCGCGCGCTCGCGCGACGCCGACTGCGTGAAGGCGCCCAGACGCCCACCGAGCCCGTGGACGTCGAGCGCGCCCTCACCGACTACCTGGACCGGCCCGCGCTCACGCCCACCGAGGAGCGCGTCGTCGCCACGCACGAGGCCGGCCACGCGGTGTGCGCGCTGTTCTGTCCCAGCGCCCCCGCCATCGACCGCATCAGCATCCGCGGGGACCTGGCGGGCACGCTCGGCTTCGTGCAGTACGCGGACCCCGCGCATCGCCACGTCGTCACCCGGGGGCAGCTGCTCGACAGCATCTGCATGCTCTTCGGCGGACGCGAGGCGGAGGCGCTGCTGCTCGAGGACCTGTCCATCGGCAGCGCGCATGATTTGGAGCGCGCCACGGAGATCGCCCGCGAGCTGGTGGAGGAGCTGGGCATGGGCGGCGACGGACTGCCCGTGCGCCGCTTCGACGCGCCGGGGAGGGACGCGGACCGACACGCGCTCTCCGACGCGACGCGCGGCACGCTGGAGGCGGCCATCCTGGAGGTGCTCGAGGTGCAGCGGGCCCGGGCGCGCGACATCCTGCGCCGCGAGAAGCCCCGCCTCGTCGCGCTGCGGGATTTGCTCCTGGAGCGCAAGGTGCTGGACCGCGAGGCATTCGTCCACCTGGCGCCCGAGGCGGCGCCGCAGAAGGAGCCCGCCCATGGCTAG